Proteins from one Nitrobacteraceae bacterium AZCC 2146 genomic window:
- a CDS encoding adenylate cyclase (product_source=KO:K01768; cath_funfam=3.30.70.1230; cog=COG2114,COG4252; ko=KO:K01768; pfam=PF00211,PF05226; smart=SM00044,SM01080; superfamily=48498,55073; transmembrane_helix_parts=Inside_1_12,TMhelix_13_35,Outside_36_354,TMhelix_355_374,Inside_375_380,TMhelix_381_403,Outside_404_412,TMhelix_413_431,Inside_432_741) yields the protein MKRMRRVRRLARRFGFARALCVALLLGLALLRIADLPALEELRVRTFDTFQLIQPRAKTARPVTIVDIDEKSLKKYGQFPWPRTRIADLVTNLTKLGAVVIAFDIVFSEPDRLTPSLVADSTPGLDDDTRTKLRALPSNDQVLADAIKRSRVVLGESGLPYVVAEFDKALPLTALAMLGGEPQPFLLNFPGLVRNVQTLENAAAGRGLFSIRTERDGIVRRVPMMMQAQGATMPSLSFEMLRVATGTDTIFIKSDRAGIKSVAVKGFEVPTDRNGQLWVHFAKSDPDIYVSAADVLDGTVAPAAIARKLILIGTSAVGLLDVKTTPIDPVMPGVEVHAQVLESALTRTVLSQPNYAIGAELCAALLLGIAVIWLAPLFGPVTLLAMGAVFAALLAGTSWYFYTQYRLLIDFTYPLLSTTLIYLTLIFSNFVREQAQRRRIRSAFSQYLSPALVEQLAQSPEKLVLGGEEREMTIMFSDVRGFTAISESYKHDPHGLTTLMNRFLTPLTNAILDRKGTIDKYMGDAIMAFWNAPIDDADHQINACDAALDMLERIEGLNKQREIEAQQGGHVYIPINVGVGLNTGICVVGNMGSDLRFDYSVLGDSVNLASRLEGQSKEYGFPIIIGSKTALAVKEKFAILELDFIMVKGKTEPEVIYAVAGREEMAQSERFQMLRNLTIEMLACYRGRDWEGALFAIERGRRSDVGHLLELLYDLYEKRIHAFQQNPPAEDWNGAFALLTK from the coding sequence ATGAAGCGAATGAGGCGAGTGAGGCGGCTGGCGCGGCGGTTCGGATTTGCCCGTGCGCTGTGTGTCGCGCTGCTGCTCGGACTGGCGCTGCTGCGGATCGCCGACCTGCCTGCGCTCGAAGAATTGCGGGTCCGGACCTTCGATACGTTTCAGCTGATCCAGCCGCGGGCGAAGACGGCGAGACCGGTGACCATCGTCGATATCGACGAGAAGAGTCTGAAGAAATACGGCCAGTTTCCATGGCCGCGCACGCGCATCGCCGACCTCGTCACCAACCTCACCAAGCTCGGCGCGGTCGTGATCGCCTTCGACATCGTGTTCTCCGAACCGGACCGGCTGACGCCATCCCTTGTCGCCGACAGCACCCCGGGCCTCGACGATGACACGCGCACCAAGCTGCGGGCGCTGCCGAGCAACGACCAGGTGCTGGCCGACGCCATCAAGCGCTCCCGCGTCGTTCTGGGCGAATCCGGATTGCCCTATGTCGTTGCAGAATTCGACAAGGCACTGCCGCTGACTGCCCTCGCGATGCTCGGGGGTGAACCCCAACCGTTCCTGCTGAATTTCCCGGGACTGGTCCGCAACGTGCAAACGCTGGAGAACGCCGCCGCAGGGCGCGGCCTTTTCTCCATCCGCACCGAGCGTGACGGCATCGTGCGGCGCGTGCCGATGATGATGCAGGCGCAGGGCGCGACAATGCCGTCGCTGAGCTTCGAAATGCTGCGGGTGGCGACCGGCACCGACACCATCTTCATCAAGTCGGATCGTGCCGGCATCAAGAGCGTCGCAGTGAAGGGCTTTGAAGTACCGACCGACCGCAACGGCCAGCTCTGGGTGCATTTCGCAAAGAGCGATCCAGATATCTACGTTTCGGCAGCCGACGTGCTCGACGGCACGGTGGCGCCGGCTGCCATCGCGCGCAAACTGATCCTGATAGGTACCTCCGCAGTCGGGCTGCTCGACGTCAAGACCACGCCGATCGACCCGGTGATGCCGGGCGTCGAGGTTCACGCCCAGGTGCTGGAAAGCGCGCTGACGCGCACCGTGCTGTCGCAGCCAAACTACGCCATCGGCGCCGAGCTTTGCGCCGCGCTGCTGCTCGGCATTGCCGTGATCTGGCTGGCGCCGCTGTTCGGCCCGGTCACGCTGTTGGCCATGGGCGCCGTATTCGCGGCGCTGCTGGCGGGGACGTCATGGTATTTTTACACGCAGTATCGGCTGCTGATCGACTTCACCTATCCGCTGCTCTCCACCACGCTGATCTATCTCACGCTGATCTTCAGCAACTTCGTCCGCGAACAGGCGCAGCGCCGCCGGATCCGCTCCGCCTTCAGCCAGTATCTGTCACCGGCGCTGGTCGAACAACTCGCGCAGTCGCCGGAAAAGCTGGTGCTCGGCGGCGAAGAGCGCGAGATGACCATCATGTTCAGCGACGTCCGCGGTTTCACCGCGATTTCGGAATCCTACAAGCACGATCCGCACGGCCTGACCACGCTGATGAACCGGTTCCTGACGCCGCTCACCAACGCGATCCTCGACCGCAAGGGCACCATCGACAAATACATGGGCGACGCCATCATGGCGTTCTGGAACGCGCCGATCGACGATGCCGACCACCAGATCAATGCCTGCGACGCCGCGCTCGACATGCTGGAGCGGATCGAGGGCCTCAACAAACAGCGCGAGATCGAAGCGCAGCAGGGCGGCCATGTTTACATCCCGATCAATGTCGGCGTCGGGCTCAACACCGGCATCTGCGTGGTCGGCAATATGGGCTCGGATCTGCGGTTCGACTATTCCGTGCTCGGCGACAGCGTCAATCTGGCGTCACGGCTGGAAGGCCAGTCGAAGGAATACGGCTTTCCAATCATCATCGGATCGAAGACCGCACTGGCGGTGAAGGAAAAGTTCGCGATTCTCGAACTCGACTTCATCATGGTGAAGGGCAAGACCGAGCCGGAGGTGATCTATGCTGTCGCCGGCCGCGAGGAGATGGCGCAATCCGAGCGCTTCCAGATGCTGCGCAACCTGACCATCGAGATGCTGGCATGCTACCGCGGCCGCGACTGGGAGGGCGCGTTGTTTGCCATCGAGCGCGGACGGCGCTCCGATGTCGGGCATCTGCTGGAGCTATTGTACGATCTCTATGAGAAGCGCATCCATGCGTTTCAGCAGAATCCGCCGGCCGAGGACTGGAACGGGGCCTTTGCGCTGCTGACGAAGTAA
- a CDS encoding flavin reductase (DIM6/NTAB) family NADH-FMN oxidoreductase RutF (product_source=COG1853; cath_funfam=2.30.110.10; cog=COG1853; pfam=PF01613; smart=SM00903; superfamily=50475), producing MNSVVRNIKIERDVPSADFRGAMRALAGGVSVITVGRGKEISGMTVTSVSSLSVDPPTLIVSVNRQSSSWPLLQRYAAFGVNILTADQLDIAERFSGKDGLKGAERFAGAQWITRATGVPLLVGGLAAIDCDVEEIIERHSHAIVIGRVRDVITAAPRTALTYWDGQYVAIDQNEDALKLAEVSVPSMRGLREI from the coding sequence ATGAATTCAGTCGTGCGCAATATCAAGATCGAACGCGATGTGCCTTCCGCCGATTTCCGCGGCGCCATGCGGGCGCTGGCCGGCGGCGTCAGCGTCATCACCGTCGGGCGCGGCAAGGAGATTTCCGGCATGACGGTGACGTCGGTGTCGTCGCTGTCGGTCGATCCGCCGACCCTGATCGTCAGCGTCAACCGGCAGTCGTCGTCATGGCCGCTGCTGCAGCGCTACGCCGCCTTCGGCGTCAACATTCTCACCGCCGATCAGCTCGATATCGCCGAGCGGTTTTCCGGCAAGGATGGGCTGAAGGGCGCGGAACGTTTCGCCGGCGCGCAGTGGATCACCCGCGCCACCGGCGTGCCGCTGCTGGTCGGCGGCCTCGCCGCGATCGATTGCGACGTCGAGGAGATCATCGAGCGGCACTCCCATGCCATCGTGATCGGCCGGGTGCGCGACGTGATCACCGCCGCGCCCCGCACCGCGCTGACCTATTGGGACGGCCAGTATGTGGCGATCGACCAGAACGAGGATGCGCTGAAGCTCGCGGAAGTCAGCGTGCCCTCGATGCGGGGCTTGCGGGAAATCTAG
- a CDS encoding sulfonate transport system ATP-binding protein (product_source=KO:K15555; cath_funfam=3.40.50.300; cog=COG1116; ko=KO:K15555; pfam=PF00005; smart=SM00382; superfamily=52540) produces MQQPLRFVPADAELVDAPAGIEQALTARRNAEPHSRGLSLTIRGLRKSFGANEVLRGVDLHIPAGQFVAIVGQSGCGKSTLLRLIAGLDKPTSGTISFGEETRPEDIRVMFQEPRLLPWARVLSNVEVGLGRDRTSVDAKARAERALEEVGLADKREQWPAVLSGGQKQRVALARALVSHPRVLALDEPLGALDALTRISMQRLLGRVWHDQAFTSILVTHDVSEAVALADRVLVIEEGRIAHDIHVDIARPRQRGSADLAALEGSILRNLLSAGDDATDL; encoded by the coding sequence ATGCAGCAGCCCCTTCGATTCGTTCCCGCCGATGCCGAACTCGTCGATGCCCCCGCGGGTATCGAGCAGGCACTGACCGCCCGCCGCAACGCCGAGCCGCATTCGCGCGGTCTGTCGCTGACCATTCGTGGCCTGCGAAAATCCTTCGGCGCCAATGAGGTGCTGCGCGGTGTCGATCTGCATATTCCGGCCGGCCAGTTCGTCGCCATCGTCGGCCAGAGCGGCTGCGGCAAGAGCACGCTGCTGCGCCTGATCGCGGGTTTGGACAAGCCGACCTCCGGCACCATCAGTTTTGGCGAAGAGACCCGCCCGGAAGACATCCGCGTGATGTTCCAGGAGCCGCGGCTGCTGCCGTGGGCACGGGTGCTGTCCAATGTGGAAGTCGGCCTCGGTCGCGATCGCACCTCGGTCGATGCCAAGGCACGCGCCGAACGCGCGCTGGAGGAAGTCGGTCTCGCCGACAAGCGCGAGCAATGGCCGGCGGTTCTCTCCGGCGGGCAGAAGCAGCGTGTCGCATTGGCGCGCGCACTGGTCAGCCATCCCCGTGTGCTGGCGCTGGACGAGCCGCTCGGCGCGCTCGACGCGCTGACGCGGATCTCGATGCAGCGCCTGCTTGGCCGGGTCTGGCACGATCAGGCCTTCACCTCGATTCTGGTCACCCACGATGTGTCGGAAGCCGTCGCACTTGCGGACCGCGTGCTGGTGATCGAGGAGGGGCGCATCGCCCACGACATTCACGTCGATATCGCCCGGCCGCGGCAGCGTGGTTCGGCCGATCTCGCCGCACTCGAAGGTTCGATCCTGCGCAATCTGCTTTCCGCCGGGGACGACGCAACTGACCTGTGA
- a CDS encoding sulfonate transport system permease protein (product_source=KO:K15554; cath_funfam=1.10.3720.10; cog=COG0600; ko=KO:K15554; pfam=PF00528; superfamily=161098; transmembrane_helix_parts=Inside_1_20,TMhelix_21_43,Outside_44_72,TMhelix_73_95,Inside_96_114,TMhelix_115_132,Outside_133_136,TMhelix_137_156,Inside_157_176,TMhelix_177_194,Outside_195_197,TMhelix_198_220,Inside_221_231,TMhelix_232_254,Outside_255_268), whose translation MSIVEILPRVRAWRLPRVDGLTQWIVPLVILLAWQAACVTGFVPARVMPAPSDVAVAGWKLLLSGELAQNIWVSFWRASVGFAIGGSIGFAFGLANGLSELSSKLTDTTLQMVRNVPHLALIPLVILWFGIDESAKLFLVALGVFFPIYLNTLHGIRTVDPQLIEMGRIYGMSNGELFRRVIFPGALPSIFVGVRFALGIMWLTLIVAETIAASSGLGYMAMQAREFMQIDVVVLSILIYALLGKVADSASRVLERLTLSWHPAFQKH comes from the coding sequence ATGAGTATTGTTGAAATCCTTCCCCGCGTTCGCGCCTGGCGACTGCCGCGTGTCGACGGCCTGACCCAGTGGATCGTGCCGCTGGTGATTCTGCTGGCCTGGCAGGCCGCCTGCGTCACCGGCTTCGTGCCGGCGCGGGTGATGCCGGCGCCGAGCGACGTCGCGGTGGCCGGCTGGAAGCTGCTGCTGTCCGGCGAATTGGCGCAGAACATCTGGGTCAGCTTCTGGCGCGCATCGGTCGGCTTCGCCATCGGCGGCAGCATCGGCTTTGCGTTTGGCCTCGCCAACGGCCTGTCGGAACTGAGCAGCAAGCTCACCGACACCACGCTGCAGATGGTTCGCAACGTGCCGCATCTGGCGCTGATCCCGCTGGTGATCCTGTGGTTCGGCATCGACGAGTCGGCAAAGCTGTTCCTGGTCGCGCTCGGCGTGTTCTTCCCGATCTATCTCAACACGCTGCACGGCATCCGCACCGTCGATCCGCAGCTGATCGAGATGGGCCGCATCTACGGAATGAGCAATGGCGAGCTGTTTCGCCGGGTGATCTTCCCGGGGGCGCTGCCGTCGATCTTCGTCGGCGTGCGCTTTGCGCTCGGCATCATGTGGCTGACGTTGATCGTTGCGGAGACCATCGCGGCATCATCGGGCCTCGGTTACATGGCGATGCAGGCGCGCGAGTTCATGCAGATCGACGTCGTGGTGCTTAGCATCCTGATCTACGCATTGCTGGGCAAGGTCGCCGACAGCGCCTCGCGCGTGCTGGAGCGGCTGACGCTGTCCTGGCACCCGGCCTTCCAGAAACATTGA
- a CDS encoding alkanesulfonate monooxygenase (product_source=KO:K04091; cath_funfam=3.20.20.30; cog=COG2141; ko=KO:K04091; pfam=PF00296; superfamily=51679; tigrfam=TIGR03565), whose protein sequence is MSHSSPKANVLWFLPTHGDGRYLGTSNGAREVNFNYLRQVAQAADQLGYFGVLLPTGRSCEDSWVVASAVAPWTERLRYLVAVRPGLQSPSVAARMTATLDRVTNGRLLINVVTGGDPVENKGDGIFLDHDERYAVTREFLNVYSDLLAGKTVNVQGKHISIEDGRLIFPPVQSPRPPLYFGGSSDAGIDVAVDTVDKYLTWGEPPAAVAEKVARVKAAAAKRGRKLSFGIRLHVVVRETNEAAWKAADELIQYVTDDTIAAAQKTLARQDSVGQQRMAQLHGGRRDRLEISPNLWAGVGLVRGGAGTALVGDPQTVAARIKEYQDVGVDTFIMSGYPHLEEAYRFAELVFPLLSLQSHDNVTPLRAQTGPLGETIANEHRPLAKQASQS, encoded by the coding sequence ATGAGCCATTCATCACCCAAAGCCAATGTCCTCTGGTTCCTGCCGACCCATGGCGATGGCCGCTATCTCGGCACCAGCAATGGCGCCCGCGAGGTCAATTTCAACTATCTGCGCCAGGTGGCGCAGGCCGCGGACCAGCTCGGCTATTTCGGCGTGCTGCTGCCGACCGGACGCAGCTGCGAGGATTCCTGGGTGGTGGCGTCGGCCGTCGCACCCTGGACCGAGCGTTTGCGTTATCTCGTCGCGGTGCGGCCGGGTCTGCAGTCGCCGAGCGTTGCCGCGCGGATGACCGCCACACTTGATCGCGTCACCAACGGACGGTTGCTGATCAACGTCGTCACCGGCGGCGATCCCGTCGAGAACAAAGGCGACGGTATCTTCCTCGATCATGACGAGCGCTACGCCGTCACCCGCGAATTCCTCAACGTCTACAGCGATCTGCTTGCCGGCAAGACCGTCAATGTGCAGGGCAAGCACATCAGCATCGAGGACGGCCGGCTGATCTTCCCGCCGGTGCAGTCGCCGCGCCCGCCGCTGTATTTCGGCGGCTCGTCGGATGCCGGCATCGATGTCGCTGTCGATACGGTGGACAAATATCTGACCTGGGGTGAGCCCCCCGCCGCAGTTGCCGAGAAGGTTGCGCGGGTGAAAGCTGCTGCGGCGAAGCGCGGCCGAAAACTCTCCTTCGGCATCCGGCTGCATGTGGTGGTGCGCGAAACCAACGAGGCCGCGTGGAAGGCCGCCGACGAACTGATCCAGTACGTCACCGATGACACCATCGCCGCGGCGCAGAAGACCCTCGCGCGGCAGGATTCGGTGGGGCAGCAGCGCATGGCGCAGTTGCATGGCGGTCGCCGCGACAGGCTGGAGATCAGCCCCAACCTCTGGGCCGGCGTCGGCCTGGTGCGTGGCGGTGCCGGTACGGCCCTGGTCGGCGACCCACAGACCGTGGCGGCGCGGATCAAGGAATATCAGGACGTCGGCGTCGATACCTTCATCATGTCCGGCTATCCGCATCTCGAGGAAGCCTATCGCTTCGCCGAACTCGTGTTCCCGCTGCTCTCGCTGCAGAGCCACGACAACGTCACGCCGCTGCGTGCCCAAACCGGCCCGCTCGGCGAAACCATCGCCAATGAGCATCGTCCGCTCGCCAAACAGGCATCGCAATCATGA
- a CDS encoding sulfonate transport system substrate-binding protein (product_source=KO:K15553; cath_funfam=3.40.190.10; cog=COG0715; ko=KO:K15553; pfam=PF09084; smart=SM00062; superfamily=53850; tigrfam=TIGR01728), translating to MKRREFLQLSLGAAAVTAWPGVSRAQSAVKEVRIGYQKNGVLVIARQQAALETHFAPQGIAVKWVEFSSGPPMLEAMNVGSVDYGAVGDSPPVFAQAAGAAIVYAAGQPITNGQGILVPAHSSIRSIADLKGKRIGFTKGSSAHNVVVQTLEKAGLTYADIAPVYLAPPDAGPAFANGSIDAWAIWDPYFAIGETKQAGRILVNASEITKTNSFYIANRDFAKSHGAVLQQIIDVTATTAKWAEAHRDEVAKSLSAVTGIPLDIQTIAANRSSFAVGPITDDIVATQQGVADRFYKLGLIPKPVVVRDAVWKPTQT from the coding sequence ATGAAGCGTCGCGAATTCCTGCAATTGTCGCTTGGTGCCGCTGCTGTGACCGCGTGGCCGGGAGTGTCACGCGCGCAGTCCGCCGTGAAGGAAGTCCGGATCGGCTACCAGAAGAACGGCGTGCTCGTGATCGCGCGGCAGCAGGCGGCGCTGGAGACGCATTTTGCCCCGCAGGGCATCGCCGTCAAATGGGTGGAGTTTTCGTCCGGCCCGCCGATGCTGGAAGCGATGAATGTCGGCAGCGTCGATTACGGCGCGGTCGGCGATTCGCCGCCGGTGTTTGCGCAGGCCGCGGGCGCGGCGATCGTCTATGCCGCCGGCCAGCCGATCACCAACGGCCAGGGCATTCTGGTGCCCGCCCATTCCAGCATTCGCAGCATCGCCGATCTCAAGGGCAAGCGGATCGGTTTCACCAAGGGATCGAGCGCGCACAATGTGGTCGTGCAGACGCTTGAGAAGGCCGGCCTGACCTATGCCGATATCGCGCCGGTCTATCTGGCGCCGCCCGATGCCGGCCCGGCCTTTGCCAATGGCAGCATCGATGCCTGGGCGATCTGGGATCCGTATTTCGCCATCGGTGAGACCAAGCAAGCCGGCCGTATCCTCGTCAACGCTTCCGAGATCACCAAGACCAATTCCTTCTACATCGCCAACCGAGACTTTGCGAAGAGTCACGGCGCCGTGCTGCAGCAGATCATCGACGTCACCGCGACAACGGCGAAGTGGGCGGAGGCGCACCGCGACGAGGTCGCAAAATCGCTTAGCGCCGTGACCGGCATTCCGCTGGATATCCAGACTATCGCCGCCAACCGTTCGTCGTTCGCCGTCGGTCCCATCACCGACGACATCGTCGCCACCCAGCAGGGCGTCGCGGATCGTTTCTACAAGCTCGGATTGATCCCGAAGCCGGTCGTGGTCCGCGACGCGGTGTGGAAACCGACACAGACCTGA